CTCAAGGACCACCATAATCAAGGAAGGCAATTCAATGTTGGCTTGAGGGGTCTTAGAGGCTCTCGTATTTGGTGTTCTGTAAGAAGGCCATTTGTGAGATGGAGTGACAACACTAATGAGATAGTATGTAAACAGTGTAGATCACAGCAGAACTCGTATTCTTCACAATCTTGTTTCACTTAACAAATTAACAAATTACTGGACATATAACAAATTACAAGAAATGAGTGTGTAAAGAAACTGAACAAAGTTAGAGCTGTTTATGATAGCGAACTATTTCTGCTTGAATTagtgcttaagaaaaatagtttcTCTGTAATTTGAAACAATAAAAATCTTCAAAAGATATAGGGGTGATATGCATCCAAATGGTGAGAAAAGCATAGATAGTAACGTCTTGTTCTTTCAATATCAACATTCCTAGAAAAAAGTATGTTGTTGATAGAAAAGATCAAAATACCGCGTATTCCTGTGACAGCAGGTAAGATATTTATAGAATACAATTTCTAACTCAGAAATCAAGGTGACTTGTATGAATTAGCTTTGAGCATAGCTTCAAATTCAGTTAATGCCATTGCAGGCCCCCCAAGGTGGTAGATCCCATTGCTTCCCATACTTCATTGCAGCCAACCTCTTCACTGTCTACTCCTTCCTTGTCACCATCCCACCATCCACATCCATTTGCATCTGAAAACACAAACGCACAAATTAAGGAAATATTTATTCCAAAAGTAAATAATATATAACACACTGGCCTCAGTGAAAGCACAAATTAGGCACAGGCACTAGATAGTCACGCAGGCATAGCCTCTCAAATTAAGATGATACCAGGTCCACAAGATGTGGACTCAAAAGGAGTCCAAACAAACAAATTTAATAAGCTGTGCCTCAGCCAAATCTTCTAGTTGTTTCATCTCCACACCAAAGTTCATCCAGGAATCTGTAGAAATTTCTGTTCCAAGTAAATGCATTCGATGCTATTTCATTTGATACACCAACAAAAGTGGTGGGCACAATTTTCTCTGTCAATGTGTTTTGGGGACAGTCACAGAACATGCAGGTGTTTGCTCGCAAGCACTTAACCTAATTGATTAAAATTAGCACTACTCACAGTGATTATAAAGGGGTTTGGATCCCTGGTCTATGaacctcttctctcttttctttggtcGGGGCTTTGGATCATCTCCAAGAATGACTAAATACTTTGGGGTAGAATCCCTCTCATCATCACCTGACAAACCAAAGATGACAGATTAAGCTTCATGTTGTCAGCTTCTAAAACAGGTCGGCGAAAACTGATAAGCCAATTTATTAAGTGAACTATCTGATAATTTAAAGAGTACATGTCTGCATCATCTTAAGGGCAAAGTCAATGAGTTAACCTATCTTTGCATAATGAAGAAAGAACTTGGACGACTATTGAGCCAAAGATTTTTTGAGAGAATTTATCAAGCTGATGATAAGTGCATAAGCATGAAATCAAATTTATAGCTTATTTGGCACCATGTAGAAATAATAAGAGAAATGTCCTAAATTTCTTGCTTTACCGTCTCTAGCTTTCATATTTGATTTCTATAATTGGACTATAACAACAATTTTTGTCCATTTATATTAGTCTATCAGATCATCAAGGTTCAATAAATCAATGTTTTCAATTGCTTCTTCTCCGAGAAAAAAAGTTCACGACCCGTGGGTCTTGTACCTCCACACGGCATTGCTCCGTCAGGCTTTCGCCCATTGCAGAAAATATCCTACTGCTGCCTCCCGTAGGAGTCTGAGCCGTGTCTTAGTTCCAGTGTGGCTGATCATCCTCTCGGACCAGCTACTAGGACtagttcaaaaaaatataataataacatAGCAAATGATGATGATTCATTGCAAAGGAGGATAACACGATCTAGTTCTCGATACCAACAAGAAATATTTACTATTTAAAATGGTACAACGACATAAAAAAAGAGCCCTACTTTAGTTGATACATACATGCACAAATACAAATGtacatgtatgtgtgtgtgcacGTGCGTGTAGGAAATTTTTTGATCTACCTTCTGAAACCAAAATAAATAGCTATAAGCAGGTCTTCAacggggaaaaagaaaaagggatagCAGAAGTTCATTTCCTTGGTGAAATAGTGATGAGTTGCCCACCATTTGGCTCAAGGGTGGGAAAGACCAGAACTCTTAATTCCAGAAGGAACTTGGTGAGAGTAATAGCAATATGCTCAATATTAGTAAGCATATTGTTCTTAAGAAGTCCAAAACCCCATTTCAATTAATTTAATTCTCACAATGCTAACAATTGTGAGAAGAAAATAGTTCAATaagctaaaccatgaaattctAACCTTTATATTTAGGATAGACTTTAACATTAGATtataaagaagaaaaggatgcaGAAAGGCCCCCAGCTATTAGCATAGTTGGTTGGTATCTCACTCCCATGGGCTTGCCCCAAAAAGGGGGCGCCATGATCCCAGAAATCCCTTCATCCAATGATGCAccaaaatgattaaaaaaaatcacaaactttttttaaaaaaagccaGCAATTTTTAACTAATAAATCAAAATTGGGAACATATAGGTCACATCCAAAATCCAGCACAAACCTGAAGGAACTCCACATGggtcctttcttttccttgaatCCTGGTTAACTCCAGTAGATTCCGACTCAAATCCTCCAACTCCACTAACCCCGCTTGTTCCAATGCTGCATTCATCTTTTGCCGGCCGATTGAATCGCCGGAAACTAGCTTCATCAAGAACTAAACCCCCACCGGCCGCATCATCTCTTTGACGCCCCAAATCCTTGTTGCCGGACCCAATTGATGCAAAGGTGCTCTGCTTCACCTGCGATGGAAGGAATCATCCCATTCAGCAAGCTTTTCAGGACGGAAAGCCATAAAAAAGATTCAATCCATGGCGATACCTTAATCGATCTGCTGGTAGTTTTTGCGATCTTTCGATTCAAAAACTCGGATAGCGACACCGATTGCTTCGATGGCTTTGATCGTGCGTCTTCATTGGGATGCCTGGAAATCATAGAAACAAAACCCTAATAAAATTTATCCGATGGGACAGATAGAATAGAAAAATATAACAGCAATCGAGAAACTGGAGGGGAAAAAGTTAGCACCTTGATGcggagacgaaagaggagagaagggtaGTCTGGCCAAACGGCCTCACACCTGACCGATTTGC
Above is a genomic segment from Phoenix dactylifera cultivar Barhee BC4 chromosome 2, palm_55x_up_171113_PBpolish2nd_filt_p, whole genome shotgun sequence containing:
- the LOC103716266 gene encoding uncharacterized protein LOC103716266, producing the protein MKANRSGVRPFGQTTLLSSFVSASRHPNEDARSKPSKQSVSLSEFLNRKIAKTTSRSIKVKQSTFASIGSGNKDLGRQRDDAAGGGLVLDEASFRRFNRPAKDECSIGTSGVSGVGGFESESTGVNQDSRKRKDPCGVPSGDDERDSTPKYLVILGDDPKPRPKKREKRFIDQGSKPLYNHYANGCGWWDGDKEGVDSEEVGCNEVWEAMGSTTLGGLQWH